In Oreochromis aureus strain Israel breed Guangdong linkage group 20, ZZ_aureus, whole genome shotgun sequence, the following are encoded in one genomic region:
- the LOC120435252 gene encoding zinc finger BED domain-containing protein 4-like: MAHQWTLLEKVISVLGPLKELTQKVSSSDAMAADVIPAVTVLHRFLTRETDEDHGIKAMKGTLAAAVRTQFTDVEENPLYSIATLLDPRYKNRFSPAPQLLQMPKRC, translated from the exons ATGGCTCACCAGTGGACACTGCTGGAGAAGGTGATATCTGTTCTGGGTCCATTGAAGGAGTTAACTCAAAAAGTCAGCTCTTCAGATGCCATGGCTGCAGACGTCATTCCAGCCGTCACTGTGCTCCACAGATTTCTAACAAGGGAGACTGATGAGGACCATGGGATCAAAGCAATGAAGGGAACCTTGGCTGCAGCTGTCAGGACACAGTTCACTGATGTGGAGGAAAACCCACTGTATAGCATCGCCACGCTACTCGATCCCAG ATATAAAAATCGTTTTTCTCCAGCACCACAACTGCTGCAAATgccaaagagatgctga